One window from the genome of Leptospira ryugenii encodes:
- the glnA gene encoding type I glutamate--ammonia ligase has product MQFATPKFTSGKEVVEYAKKNGVVFFDFRFTDIKGIWHHVSYYVNSVSEDTFKGIPFDGSSIARWQPINASDMQLHPEISTAFLDPFTADKTIVMFCDVWDIYKNSYYEKCPRSIAKKALKYMSDTGIADTAYFGPENEFFIFDSLKVRDEINCQYYELDSNEGIWNTHSEIPGNSNTGRINFNSGHRPGTKGGYFPVAPIDSQVDLRAEIVKTLESIGMETFVVHHEVAQAQGEIGVKFGTLIEAADNVQKLKYIVKMVAHKHGKTATFMPKPLFGDNGNGMHVHQSLWKGGKNLFAGDKYQGLSELALNYVGGVLKYARACAAFTNASTNSYKRLIPGFEAPSILAYSAQNRSASCRIPYVQGEKAKRVEFRFPDSTANPYLAFASMLMAGLSGIKEKVDPGPAREEDLFELSLDEIREKGIRQMPHTLREAVEEMLSQREIFKQGEVFTETFLQTYQHYKFETEIWPWEGRPHPYEFLTTYSC; this is encoded by the coding sequence ATGCAGTTCGCAACCCCGAAATTTACTTCTGGAAAAGAAGTGGTTGAGTATGCCAAAAAAAATGGAGTCGTTTTCTTCGATTTCCGCTTCACGGACATCAAAGGAATCTGGCACCACGTATCGTATTATGTGAATTCCGTTAGCGAAGACACTTTCAAAGGGATCCCATTTGACGGATCATCCATCGCTCGTTGGCAACCAATCAATGCCTCTGATATGCAACTTCACCCAGAAATTTCGACAGCATTTTTGGATCCATTCACCGCTGACAAAACAATCGTTATGTTCTGCGACGTTTGGGACATTTACAAAAACAGCTACTACGAAAAATGCCCAAGATCTATCGCGAAAAAAGCCCTCAAATACATGTCTGATACAGGCATTGCCGATACAGCTTATTTTGGCCCTGAAAATGAATTTTTCATTTTTGATAGTTTAAAAGTTCGAGATGAAATCAACTGCCAATACTACGAGTTAGATTCAAATGAAGGGATCTGGAACACTCATTCAGAAATCCCAGGCAATAGCAACACTGGTCGTATCAATTTTAACTCTGGCCACAGACCTGGAACAAAAGGTGGATACTTCCCAGTTGCGCCTATTGACTCACAAGTTGACCTCAGAGCAGAAATTGTAAAAACTCTTGAGTCCATCGGAATGGAAACATTTGTTGTTCACCACGAAGTGGCACAAGCACAAGGGGAAATCGGAGTTAAATTTGGAACTTTGATTGAAGCTGCTGACAATGTACAAAAATTGAAGTACATCGTAAAGATGGTTGCTCACAAACATGGAAAGACAGCTACCTTCATGCCAAAACCACTGTTTGGTGATAATGGAAACGGTATGCACGTTCACCAATCTCTTTGGAAGGGTGGCAAAAACCTCTTTGCTGGAGACAAATACCAAGGTCTTTCCGAATTAGCACTCAACTACGTTGGTGGTGTGTTGAAGTATGCGAGAGCCTGTGCTGCTTTTACAAATGCATCCACAAACTCTTACAAACGATTGATTCCTGGTTTCGAAGCACCATCAATCCTTGCCTATTCCGCACAGAACCGATCTGCGTCTTGCCGTATCCCGTACGTCCAAGGAGAAAAAGCAAAACGAGTTGAGTTCCGATTCCCAGACTCTACTGCGAACCCATACCTTGCGTTTGCTTCTATGCTAATGGCAGGTCTTTCTGGAATTAAAGAAAAAGTGGATCCAGGTCCAGCTAGAGAGGAAGATTTGTTTGAATTGTCTTTGGATGAGATCCGTGAAAAGGGAATCCGCCAAATGCCACACACACTCCGTGAGGCAGTGGAAGAGATGCTTTCTCAAAGAGAGATATTCAAACAAGGCGAAGTGTTCACAGAAACTTTCCTTCAAACATACCAGCACTACAAGTTTGAAACAGAAATTTGGCCATGGGAAGGTCGCCCTCACCCATACGAATTCTTAACAACTTATTCCTGCTAA
- a CDS encoding Cys-rich protein, with amino-acid sequence MKQTITASLGLLLALSVLPLSAADFPKCKEACDKYYSCTLSANPNATEEQKSMVRKGCDFNCNRPKYYNKIAGCLSQGSDCKAFSSCIIKEMQAK; translated from the coding sequence ATGAAACAAACAATCACCGCAAGTCTAGGACTCCTCCTAGCACTATCTGTTCTTCCACTCTCTGCAGCTGATTTCCCAAAATGCAAAGAAGCATGCGATAAATACTACAGCTGTACTTTGTCTGCAAACCCTAATGCTACCGAGGAACAAAAATCCATGGTTCGAAAGGGCTGCGATTTTAACTGCAACCGTCCTAAGTACTACAACAAAATCGCTGGATGTTTAAGCCAAGGAAGCGACTGCAAAGCATTTAGCTCCTGCATCATAAAAGAAATGCAAGCCAAGTAA